The Petropleomorpha daqingensis genome includes a window with the following:
- a CDS encoding NAD(P)/FAD-dependent oxidoreductase — protein sequence MTARWDAVVVGGRLAGSATAMLLARAGMRVLCLDRARRGSDTVSTHALMRAGVLQLSRWGLLDEIRAAGTPPVHRIVFHYGDETVRISVRPGAGVDALYAPRRTVLDPVLAEAASRAGATMRYGTAVTDLLREDDGRVTGVVVDGSHEERAPLVIGADGRNSVVADAVAAPVRYTAHSATDWLYGYWADLPADGYHWYYRPGVTLGAIPTNDGLTCVLAGSRPEVVRQLVGFGGPESAVRALAGSTPLGSHLRRAGRASGVRFFRGAPGRLRVPYGPGWALVGDAGYWEDPQSTHGMTAALRDAELLARALLRAPGPGRAQTAALAEFAAQRDALSLPMLRVVERLAAHDWDLPTVRELLMEMASTMTDEVELLQGLPAAA from the coding sequence ATGACCGCCCGGTGGGACGCCGTCGTCGTCGGCGGCCGGCTCGCCGGCTCGGCCACGGCGATGCTGCTGGCCCGGGCCGGGATGCGGGTGCTCTGCCTGGACCGCGCGCGGCGCGGCAGCGACACCGTGTCCACCCACGCGCTCATGCGGGCCGGGGTCCTGCAGCTGTCGCGGTGGGGCCTGCTCGACGAGATCCGCGCGGCGGGCACCCCGCCGGTGCACCGCATCGTCTTCCACTACGGCGACGAGACGGTGCGCATCTCGGTCCGGCCGGGCGCCGGCGTCGACGCGCTCTACGCGCCCCGGCGCACCGTGCTCGACCCGGTGCTGGCCGAGGCCGCGTCCCGGGCCGGCGCCACGATGCGCTACGGCACCGCGGTGACCGACCTGCTCCGGGAGGACGACGGCCGGGTCACCGGCGTGGTCGTCGACGGGTCGCACGAGGAACGGGCACCGCTGGTGATCGGCGCCGACGGTCGCAACTCCGTCGTCGCCGACGCGGTGGCCGCGCCGGTGCGCTACACCGCGCACTCCGCGACCGACTGGCTCTACGGCTACTGGGCCGACCTGCCCGCCGACGGCTACCACTGGTACTACCGGCCCGGGGTCACGCTCGGCGCGATCCCCACCAACGACGGGCTGACCTGCGTGCTGGCCGGCAGCCGGCCCGAGGTGGTGCGGCAGCTGGTGGGCTTCGGTGGGCCGGAGTCGGCGGTGCGGGCGCTGGCCGGCTCCACCCCGCTCGGGTCGCACCTGCGGCGCGCCGGCCGCGCGTCCGGGGTCCGGTTCTTCCGCGGGGCGCCGGGCCGGTTGCGGGTGCCGTACGGCCCGGGCTGGGCGCTGGTCGGCGACGCCGGCTACTGGGAGGACCCGCAGTCGACGCACGGCATGACCGCGGCGCTGCGGGACGCCGAGCTGCTGGCCCGCGCGCTGCTGCGGGCGCCCGGCCCGGGCCGGGCGCAGACGGCGGCGCTGGCCGAGTTCGCCGCGCAGCGCGACGCCCTGTCGCTGCCGATGCTGCGGGTGGTCGAGCGGCTGGCCGCGCACGACTGGGACCTGCCCACCGTGCGGGAGCTGCTCATGGAGATGGCCTCGACGATGACCGACGAGGTCGAACTGCTGCAGGGCCTCCCGGCGGCCGCGTAG
- a CDS encoding MaoC family dehydratase — protein MQVGDSATRTRTVRAQDIELFTELTGDRNPVHYDEELAARSRFGGIVVQGGVTSGLLNAVVAEELPGPGSVFLNVTWNFRVAVRPGDVLTARVEVTGVREDKPVSTLATSITNQDGAVVLDGTAVVWRDPVVAAAVQETAGAAS, from the coding sequence ATGCAGGTGGGCGACAGCGCGACCAGGACCCGGACCGTGCGCGCGCAGGACATCGAGCTGTTCACCGAGCTCACCGGGGACCGCAACCCGGTGCACTACGACGAGGAGCTGGCCGCGCGCTCGCGGTTCGGCGGCATCGTCGTCCAGGGTGGGGTGACCAGCGGGCTGCTCAACGCGGTCGTGGCCGAGGAGCTGCCCGGCCCGGGCAGCGTCTTCCTCAACGTGACCTGGAACTTCCGGGTGGCCGTGCGGCCCGGCGACGTGCTCACCGCCCGGGTGGAGGTGACCGGCGTCCGCGAGGACAAGCCGGTCAGCACGCTCGCGACGTCGATCACCAACCAGGACGGCGCCGTCGTCCTCGACGGGACCGCCGTGGTCTGGCGCGACCCCGTCGTGGCGGCGGCGGTTCAGGAGACGGCGGGCGCCGCGAGCTGA
- a CDS encoding VOC family protein, which translates to MTATETVPARAGTPTLGAITHAALTVRDLKVSVPWYARLVGAEPVLDEDTGPFRHAVFVLNGTMLGLHQFGSGVDESAPDPRRLGMDHIAFGVADRAELAAWARRLDELGIVRGAIVDAHYGSGLAFKDPDGIPLELFAPPGT; encoded by the coding sequence ATGACCGCCACCGAGACCGTCCCCGCCCGGGCCGGCACGCCCACGCTGGGCGCCATCACCCACGCGGCGCTGACCGTCCGCGACCTGAAGGTGAGCGTCCCCTGGTACGCCCGCCTGGTCGGGGCCGAGCCCGTGCTCGACGAGGACACCGGCCCGTTCCGGCACGCCGTCTTCGTGCTGAACGGGACGATGCTCGGCCTGCACCAGTTCGGCTCCGGCGTCGACGAGAGCGCCCCGGACCCGCGCCGGCTCGGCATGGACCACATCGCCTTCGGGGTGGCCGACCGCGCCGAGCTCGCCGCCTGGGCGCGCCGGCTCGACGAGCTGGGCATCGTCCGCGGCGCGATCGTGGACGCCCACTACGGCTCCGGGCTGGCGTTCAAGGACCCCGACGGCATCCCGCTGGAGCTGTTCGCCCCACCGGGGACCTGA
- a CDS encoding flavin-containing monooxygenase: MSTVPVAVLGAGQAGLAVSRLLTGSGVEHVVLDRGRPAETWRARPWESLRLLTPNWMSRLPGWSYRGLDEHGFMTAREVAAYLAAYARSFAAPVVGGAELESVRPAAGGYRVDTAAGSWTARTVVVATGWCQSPAVPDVAGALDPRIAQETAASYRSPAALPGGRVLVVGASASGVQLADELAAAGRDVVLATGAHTRLPRTYRGLDILWWLSTMGVFDREFRATGGADPSLQLIGRPDRRDVDLPALQRRGVSLAGRVVSVEGSKVRFAHDLPETTAAADARMSALLHRIDAYAHAVGLDDEIEPLPPPLPAARTDAAAGELDLAAAGFGTVLWATGYRRDYPWLHVPVLDAAGEIRHVRGDTPAPGLHVVGMRRQTRRSSTFLDGVRHDAALVVDAVLAELGATRSVEVAA, from the coding sequence ATGAGCACCGTTCCCGTCGCCGTCCTCGGTGCCGGCCAGGCCGGCCTGGCGGTCAGCCGCCTGCTGACCGGGTCCGGGGTCGAGCACGTCGTCCTCGACCGCGGCCGGCCCGCCGAGACCTGGCGCGCCCGCCCGTGGGAGTCGCTGCGCCTGCTCACGCCCAACTGGATGAGCCGGCTGCCCGGCTGGTCCTACCGCGGCCTCGACGAGCACGGCTTCATGACCGCCCGCGAGGTGGCCGCCTACCTCGCCGCCTACGCGCGCTCGTTCGCCGCCCCGGTGGTGGGCGGCGCCGAGCTGGAGTCGGTCCGGCCGGCCGCCGGCGGCTACCGGGTCGACACCGCCGCCGGGTCGTGGACGGCCCGCACGGTCGTGGTGGCGACCGGCTGGTGCCAGTCGCCCGCCGTCCCGGACGTGGCCGGCGCCCTCGACCCCCGGATCGCCCAGGAGACCGCCGCCTCCTACCGCAGCCCGGCCGCGCTGCCCGGCGGCCGCGTCCTCGTGGTCGGCGCCTCCGCCTCCGGCGTGCAGCTGGCCGACGAGCTGGCCGCCGCCGGCCGCGACGTCGTCCTGGCCACCGGCGCGCACACCCGGCTGCCGCGCACCTACCGCGGGCTGGACATCCTCTGGTGGCTGTCGACCATGGGCGTGTTCGACCGTGAGTTCCGCGCGACCGGCGGGGCCGACCCCTCGCTGCAGCTGATCGGCCGCCCCGACCGCCGCGACGTGGACCTGCCCGCGCTGCAGCGGCGCGGCGTCTCGCTGGCCGGCCGGGTCGTGTCGGTCGAGGGCAGCAAGGTGCGGTTCGCCCACGACCTGCCCGAGACGACGGCGGCCGCCGACGCCCGCATGAGCGCCCTGCTGCACCGCATCGACGCCTACGCCCACGCGGTGGGACTCGACGACGAGATCGAGCCGCTGCCCCCGCCGCTGCCCGCGGCGCGGACCGACGCCGCCGCCGGCGAGCTCGACCTGGCCGCCGCCGGGTTCGGCACGGTGCTCTGGGCGACCGGCTACCGCCGGGACTACCCCTGGCTGCACGTGCCCGTGCTCGACGCGGCCGGGGAGATCCGGCACGTCCGCGGGGACACCCCCGCCCCGGGCCTGCACGTGGTCGGCATGCGCCGGCAGACCCGGCGCAGCTCCACCTTCCTGGACGGGGTGCGGCACGACGCCGCGCTGGTCGTCGACGCGGTTCTCGCCGAGCTCGGCGCGACCCGGTCGGTGGAGGTGGCGGCATGA
- a CDS encoding PIG-L deacetylase family protein translates to MTRTVLGVWAHPDDEAYLCAGFLAAARAAGHRVVVATATRGEAGLTDPAAARIRAGELTASLAAIGVTEHRWLRAAVPLTDGCLDRVPEEVGVAAVAAVVADVRPDLVLTFGPDGMTGHDDHRAVSAWTTRAVEGTGAELWYAALTGEWLDEWGALCAETGVWMTGPPEPAADPAYASRLSGELLDAKIAALVAHRSQTAGLIALVGEPRYRDWWSTETFVAARTARAALEEEEAA, encoded by the coding sequence ATGACGCGAACCGTGCTGGGCGTCTGGGCGCACCCGGACGACGAGGCCTATCTCTGCGCCGGCTTCCTCGCCGCCGCGCGCGCCGCCGGACACCGGGTGGTGGTGGCGACGGCGACCCGCGGCGAGGCCGGCCTGACCGACCCCGCGGCCGCGCGGATCCGCGCGGGCGAGCTCACCGCGAGCCTCGCCGCGATCGGCGTGACCGAGCACCGCTGGCTGCGTGCGGCCGTCCCGCTGACCGACGGCTGCCTGGACCGGGTCCCCGAGGAGGTCGGGGTGGCCGCGGTCGCCGCCGTCGTCGCCGACGTCCGCCCCGACCTGGTCCTCACCTTCGGGCCGGACGGGATGACCGGGCACGACGACCACCGCGCCGTCTCGGCCTGGACGACCCGCGCGGTCGAGGGCACCGGCGCCGAGCTCTGGTACGCCGCGCTGACCGGCGAGTGGCTCGACGAGTGGGGCGCGCTGTGCGCCGAGACCGGGGTGTGGATGACCGGCCCGCCGGAGCCCGCCGCCGACCCGGCCTACGCCTCGCGCCTGTCCGGGGAGCTGCTCGACGCCAAGATCGCGGCCCTCGTGGCGCACCGCTCGCAGACCGCCGGGCTGATCGCGCTGGTCGGGGAGCCGCGCTACCGCGACTGGTGGAGCACCGAGACGTTCGTCGCGGCGCGGACCGCCCGCGCCGCACTGGAAGAGGAGGAGGCTGCGTGA
- the zwf gene encoding glucose-6-phosphate dehydrogenase — protein sequence MASDSERKSPPCVLVIFGASGDLTARKLLPALERLAAYGALPDEVALVGVARTPMSDEEFGSYCREKVSRGGNQRWDELAKTARYVHGDYDDPATYERLAEVLGECDRTAGTGGNRVYYFSTPPRLFGPIALSLGKAGLSVPEGDSFVRAVIEKPFGYDESSARDLYADLSSAFTEEQIFRIDHYLAKETVQNLLALRFANSIFEPIWNRTWVDNVQITVAETLGVGQRGGFYETAGAMRDIVQNHVLQILSLFLMEPPTSFHPEAIRDEKVKLLRAIRPLETESEIAARAVRGQYTRGGTREELMPGYREEPGVDPLSSTETFVALRLEVANWRWNGVPVYVRTGKRLPARVTEVSMEFHRPPQLPLFPGTSGGLEPDALIVRVQPDEGLSLRFGAKVPGHAFRVQKASMDFSYRSFEEESIDAYERVILDALIGDPTLFIRADEVGRSWKIVDPVLQAWANDSHPIPLYQAATWGPPEAAALIEREGRRWRVSS from the coding sequence ATGGCCAGCGACTCAGAACGCAAGTCCCCGCCGTGTGTGCTGGTCATCTTCGGCGCGTCCGGTGACCTGACCGCCCGCAAGCTGCTGCCCGCGCTCGAACGGCTGGCCGCGTACGGCGCGCTGCCCGACGAGGTCGCGCTGGTCGGGGTCGCCCGCACGCCGATGAGCGACGAGGAGTTCGGCTCCTACTGCCGGGAGAAGGTGTCGCGCGGCGGGAACCAGCGGTGGGACGAGCTGGCCAAGACCGCCCGCTACGTGCACGGCGACTACGACGACCCGGCCACGTACGAGCGGCTGGCCGAGGTGCTCGGCGAGTGCGACCGGACGGCGGGCACCGGCGGCAACCGGGTCTACTACTTCTCCACCCCGCCGCGGCTGTTCGGGCCGATCGCGCTCAGCCTCGGCAAGGCCGGGCTGTCGGTGCCCGAGGGCGACTCCTTCGTCCGGGCGGTCATCGAGAAGCCGTTCGGCTACGACGAGTCGAGCGCCCGCGATCTCTACGCCGACCTGTCGTCGGCGTTCACGGAGGAGCAGATCTTCCGCATCGACCACTACCTGGCCAAGGAGACGGTGCAGAACCTCCTGGCCCTGCGGTTCGCCAACTCGATCTTCGAGCCGATCTGGAACCGCACGTGGGTCGACAACGTGCAGATCACCGTCGCCGAGACCCTCGGCGTGGGACAGCGCGGCGGCTTCTACGAGACCGCCGGCGCGATGCGCGACATCGTGCAGAACCACGTGCTGCAGATCCTGTCGCTGTTCCTCATGGAGCCGCCGACGTCCTTCCACCCCGAGGCGATCCGCGACGAGAAGGTGAAGCTGCTGCGGGCGATCCGGCCGCTGGAGACCGAGAGCGAGATCGCCGCCCGCGCCGTCCGCGGCCAGTACACCCGCGGGGGCACCCGCGAGGAGCTCATGCCCGGCTACCGGGAGGAGCCCGGCGTCGACCCGCTGAGCTCGACGGAGACCTTCGTCGCGCTGCGGCTGGAGGTGGCCAACTGGCGCTGGAACGGCGTCCCGGTCTACGTGCGCACCGGCAAGCGGCTGCCCGCGCGGGTGACCGAGGTGTCCATGGAGTTCCACCGGCCGCCGCAGCTGCCGCTGTTCCCGGGCACGTCCGGTGGGCTGGAGCCCGACGCGCTGATCGTGCGCGTGCAGCCCGACGAGGGGCTCTCGCTGCGCTTCGGCGCGAAGGTGCCCGGCCACGCGTTCCGCGTGCAGAAGGCGTCGATGGACTTCTCCTACCGGAGCTTCGAGGAGGAGTCGATCGACGCCTACGAGCGGGTCATCCTCGACGCGCTCATCGGCGACCCGACCCTGTTCATCCGCGCCGACGAGGTCGGCCGGTCGTGGAAGATCGTCGACCCGGTGCTGCAGGCCTGGGCGAACGACTCGCACCCGATCCCGCTGTACCAGGCGGCGACGTGGGGCCCGCCGGAGGCGGCGGCCCTCATCGAGCGCGAGGGCCGCCGCTGGCGGGTCTCCAGCTGA
- a CDS encoding ATP-binding protein, with product MDHVRVGLLGGFAVHVGDRLLPAAAWTRRSSSAVVKLLALAPGRSLHRDQVVDALWPDLAPDAAADRLNTAVHYARRALGSPQAIARRGELLALDATLEVDVDTFATLARTALRTATAADVDAALAAYPGPLLPDDLFAPWAEADRDRLAALHADLLRAGGRWEELLAREPADEQAHMELLRAHAARGDRRAVLRQFERLDRALRVELGVAPSEEAVALRDAVAPPTSAVARVPALVGRRPELERLEVALRQSRAGRGGTVLVHGPPGVGTSAVLAWVRARAEDGGARVGAGAAAALEEGWPYAPVLEALADLARRHPALLDGLGDTYREEIGRALRGEQLHWSGEGTHQRLFVSVTELVRLAAAGSGVVLTVDDLAEADEASLRLLHYLARAVAAAPVLLVLGARTPTPGSRLDQLRSGLLRRQALVELPLAPLSPAGTAALLAQRLGSPPADGVAVDVHRLSRGLPRRIVELVPSAALSAPRWPDVRVLLARCPPGTDEALRRVALAGTSFGTDEFLALAGIGEDAGFAMLEACLAEGLVEPADLGYRFPTPGVRDALLAGLPPHRRERLHREVAAALQEVGAAPARIGEHLLAAGGAAEAVPHLLRAAEQAAALGAYRDALDLVERARPAATGRDRGRALGLRADLLQAVGDPAAVGAYRSAAAATGGQARRQLLARLARTASLEGDPDTAVEALVGLAPDGGPADASILLAQGVVAYFHGDLEAAQAATEAVRRTPQSTSDWRLSELVTLQGLIAHDRGEWFSRLHHEMQQTREEPAIATAVFDAHLCVAEFLLYGAVPYPEVLALSRSFGDSASQSGAQRAVAFARALTGEAALLSGDLTTAETELRAAADLHASIGASAGEAHSLQRLAEVRLQQGDRAEARRLLTRALPRARWSPIAMHLMQRIHGTTIAAADTPADAYAAAEAAEASIAREDRCLFCQIMIAVPSAIACADVGDLDGARRHLREAEHSPALAHSTAWQAAVLEVRAHLAGAEGDEAARGALFEEAARCFDAAGQPLDAARCRSAAGVSAGSA from the coding sequence ATGGACCACGTCCGGGTCGGGCTGCTCGGCGGCTTCGCCGTGCACGTCGGCGACCGGCTGCTGCCCGCCGCGGCGTGGACCCGCCGGTCGTCGTCCGCCGTCGTCAAGCTGCTGGCGCTCGCGCCGGGCCGGTCGCTGCACCGCGACCAGGTGGTCGACGCGCTGTGGCCCGACCTCGCCCCCGACGCCGCGGCCGACCGCCTGAACACCGCCGTGCACTACGCGCGCCGCGCGCTCGGCTCGCCGCAGGCGATCGCGCGCCGGGGTGAGCTGCTCGCCCTCGACGCCACCCTCGAGGTGGACGTCGACACCTTCGCCACCCTGGCCAGGACGGCGCTGCGCACCGCGACGGCGGCCGACGTCGACGCAGCGCTGGCCGCCTACCCCGGACCGCTGCTGCCCGACGACCTGTTCGCGCCGTGGGCCGAGGCCGACCGCGACCGGCTGGCCGCCCTGCACGCCGACCTGCTGCGCGCCGGCGGCCGCTGGGAGGAGCTGCTCGCCCGCGAACCGGCCGACGAGCAGGCCCACATGGAGCTGCTGCGGGCGCACGCCGCACGCGGGGACCGGCGGGCGGTGCTGCGGCAGTTCGAGCGGCTCGACCGGGCGCTGCGGGTCGAGCTCGGCGTCGCCCCGAGCGAGGAGGCGGTGGCGCTCCGGGACGCGGTGGCGCCCCCCACCAGCGCGGTTGCCCGAGTGCCCGCGCTCGTGGGACGCCGTCCGGAGCTGGAGCGCCTCGAGGTCGCGCTGCGGCAGAGCCGGGCCGGCCGCGGCGGCACGGTGCTCGTGCACGGCCCGCCCGGGGTCGGCACCTCGGCGGTGCTCGCCTGGGTGCGGGCCCGGGCCGAGGACGGCGGCGCGCGGGTCGGCGCCGGCGCCGCGGCCGCGCTCGAGGAGGGCTGGCCCTACGCCCCGGTGCTCGAGGCGCTGGCCGACCTCGCCCGCCGGCACCCCGCGCTGCTCGACGGCCTCGGCGACACCTACCGGGAGGAGATCGGCCGGGCCCTGCGCGGCGAGCAGCTGCACTGGTCCGGGGAGGGCACGCACCAGCGGCTGTTCGTCTCGGTGACCGAGCTGGTCCGGCTGGCCGCGGCCGGCAGCGGCGTCGTCCTCACCGTCGACGACCTGGCCGAGGCCGACGAGGCGAGCCTGCGCCTGCTGCACTACCTGGCCCGCGCGGTCGCCGCCGCCCCCGTCCTGCTGGTCCTCGGCGCCCGCACCCCCACGCCGGGCAGCCGGCTCGACCAGCTGCGCAGCGGGCTGCTGCGCCGGCAGGCGCTGGTCGAGCTCCCCCTGGCGCCGCTCTCCCCCGCCGGGACGGCCGCGCTGCTGGCCCAGCGGCTCGGCTCCCCGCCCGCCGACGGGGTCGCCGTCGACGTGCACCGGCTCTCCCGGGGCCTGCCCCGGCGGATCGTGGAGCTGGTGCCCTCGGCGGCGCTGTCGGCGCCGCGCTGGCCGGACGTCCGCGTGCTGCTGGCCCGCTGCCCGCCCGGTACCGACGAGGCGCTGCGCCGGGTCGCGCTGGCCGGGACGTCGTTCGGCACCGACGAGTTCCTGGCCCTGGCCGGCATCGGCGAGGACGCCGGCTTCGCCATGCTCGAGGCCTGCCTCGCCGAGGGCCTGGTCGAGCCGGCCGACCTGGGTTACCGCTTCCCGACGCCCGGCGTGCGCGACGCGCTGCTGGCCGGGCTGCCGCCGCACCGCCGCGAGCGGCTGCACCGGGAGGTCGCCGCCGCGCTGCAGGAGGTGGGCGCCGCGCCGGCCCGGATCGGTGAGCACCTGCTGGCCGCCGGCGGCGCGGCCGAGGCGGTGCCGCACCTGCTTCGCGCCGCCGAGCAGGCTGCGGCGCTCGGCGCGTACCGCGACGCGCTCGACCTGGTCGAGCGGGCGCGGCCGGCGGCGACCGGGCGGGACCGCGGCCGCGCGCTCGGGCTGCGGGCCGACCTGCTGCAGGCGGTCGGCGACCCGGCCGCGGTGGGCGCGTACCGGAGCGCGGCCGCCGCGACCGGCGGGCAGGCGCGCCGGCAGCTGCTCGCCCGGCTGGCCCGGACCGCGAGCCTGGAGGGCGATCCCGACACCGCCGTCGAGGCGCTGGTCGGGCTGGCCCCGGACGGCGGCCCGGCCGACGCGTCGATCCTGCTCGCCCAGGGCGTGGTCGCGTACTTCCACGGCGACCTCGAGGCGGCGCAGGCGGCCACCGAGGCCGTCCGGCGCACACCGCAGAGCACCTCGGACTGGCGGCTGTCGGAGCTGGTGACGCTGCAGGGGTTGATCGCCCACGACCGCGGCGAGTGGTTCTCGCGGCTGCACCACGAGATGCAGCAGACCCGCGAGGAGCCGGCGATCGCCACCGCCGTCTTCGACGCGCACCTCTGCGTGGCCGAGTTCCTGCTCTACGGCGCGGTGCCCTATCCCGAGGTGCTGGCGCTGTCCCGCTCGTTCGGCGACTCCGCGTCGCAGTCGGGGGCCCAGCGGGCGGTGGCGTTCGCGCGGGCGCTCACCGGGGAGGCGGCGCTGCTGTCCGGGGACCTGACGACGGCGGAGACGGAGCTGCGCGCCGCGGCCGACCTGCACGCATCGATCGGTGCGTCGGCCGGGGAGGCGCACTCGCTGCAGCGGCTGGCCGAGGTCCGGCTGCAGCAGGGCGACAGGGCCGAGGCGCGGCGGCTGCTCACCCGTGCGCTGCCCCGGGCCCGCTGGTCGCCGATCGCGATGCACCTGATGCAGCGCATCCACGGGACGACGATCGCCGCGGCCGACACCCCGGCCGACGCGTACGCCGCGGCGGAGGCGGCGGAGGCCTCGATCGCGCGCGAGGACCGCTGCCTGTTCTGCCAGATCATGATCGCGGTGCCCTCGGCGATCGCCTGCGCCGACGTGGGCGACCTCGACGGCGCCCGGCGGCACCTGCGGGAGGCCGAGCACTCCCCCGCCCTGGCGCACAGCACGGCCTGGCAGGCCGCCGTCCTCGAGGTGCGGGCGCACCTGGCCGGCGCGGAGGGCGACGAGGCCGCGCGGGGCGCGCTGTTCGAGGAGGCGGCGCGCTGCTTCGACGCCGCGGGTCAGCCGCTGGACGCGGCCCGCTGCCGGAGCGCGGCGGGGGTCAGCGCGGGATCGGCGTGA
- a CDS encoding winged helix-turn-helix transcriptional regulator has protein sequence MSELLLDRTRCSVAGTLAVVGEKWSLLVLREAFLGVRRFADFQRILGAPRAVLTDRLATLVEQGILRRVPYQADGERQRHEYRLTEKGIDLYPTLVALMEWGDRHLGDVGGAMELHHRDCGAPVHLTLTCEDGHTLGGAREVTPIPR, from the coding sequence GTGAGCGAACTGCTGCTGGACCGCACCCGGTGCTCGGTGGCCGGCACGCTGGCCGTGGTCGGGGAGAAGTGGAGCCTGCTGGTGCTGCGCGAGGCGTTCCTCGGCGTGCGCCGCTTCGCCGACTTCCAGCGCATCCTCGGCGCACCGCGCGCCGTGCTGACCGACCGGCTGGCCACCCTCGTCGAGCAGGGCATCCTGCGGCGGGTGCCCTACCAGGCCGACGGCGAGCGGCAGCGGCACGAGTACCGGCTGACCGAGAAGGGGATCGACCTCTACCCGACGCTGGTCGCGCTCATGGAGTGGGGCGACCGCCACCTCGGCGACGTCGGCGGGGCCATGGAACTGCACCACCGCGACTGCGGCGCACCCGTGCACCTGACGCTCACGTGCGAGGACGGGCACACGCTCGGCGGTGCCCGCGAGGTCACGCCGATCCCGCGCTGA
- a CDS encoding GNAT family N-acetyltransferase: MDIAVATRPVQDDDLGRFLRLWPRLSPETRYRRFHSPVHRLPMDLVQRLVHVDHTDREAVVALVGGEVVGVARYDRSPTEPTEAEFAVVVEDDWQNVGLGRQLLGELTRLAARHGVYTLTATVQADNDRMVHLIRRLIPRASFAVDNGVYTVRGPIEPAPVLVAC, translated from the coding sequence ATGGACATCGCAGTGGCGACGAGACCCGTTCAGGACGACGACCTGGGCCGCTTCCTGCGGCTGTGGCCGCGCCTGTCGCCGGAGACCCGGTACCGGCGCTTCCACTCCCCCGTGCACCGGCTGCCGATGGACCTCGTCCAGCGCCTGGTGCACGTCGACCACACAGACCGGGAGGCGGTGGTCGCCCTCGTCGGTGGCGAGGTGGTGGGGGTCGCGCGGTACGACCGCTCCCCCACCGAGCCCACCGAGGCCGAGTTCGCCGTCGTCGTCGAGGACGACTGGCAGAACGTCGGGCTCGGCCGCCAGTTGCTGGGCGAGCTGACCCGGCTGGCCGCCCGTCACGGGGTGTACACGCTGACCGCGACCGTGCAGGCCGACAACGACCGGATGGTGCACCTGATCCGGCGACTGATCCCCCGCGCCTCGTTCGCCGTCGACAACGGCGTCTACACCGTGCGCGGCCCGATTGAACCGGCACCCGTGCTCGTCGCGTGTTGA
- a CDS encoding ester cyclase, whose protein sequence is MAFDVDRLLRLWTDPLPDDDAAAADAFRALYTDPVRVNGAELTAADLVARARALQRVFEEPLREVLEVVEGDGKVAVAFRLGGRQVGPLATAAGPLAATGQHLQLRVIDVLTLTDGRISAITMVADELGALAAVGAVRLPLA, encoded by the coding sequence ATGGCTTTCGACGTCGACCGGCTGCTGCGGCTGTGGACCGACCCGCTCCCGGACGACGACGCCGCGGCCGCCGACGCGTTCCGGGCGCTCTACACCGACCCGGTGCGGGTGAACGGCGCCGAGCTGACCGCCGCGGACCTGGTCGCGCGCGCCCGGGCGCTGCAGCGGGTGTTCGAGGAGCCGCTGCGCGAGGTGCTGGAGGTGGTCGAGGGCGACGGCAAGGTGGCGGTGGCCTTCCGGTTGGGCGGCCGGCAGGTCGGTCCGCTGGCCACCGCCGCCGGTCCGCTGGCCGCGACCGGGCAGCACCTGCAGCTGCGGGTGATCGACGTCCTCACCCTGACCGACGGGCGGATCAGCGCGATCACCATGGTCGCCGACGAGCTCGGCGCTCTCGCCGCCGTCGGCGCCGTCCGCCTGCCCCTGGCGTAG
- a CDS encoding OsmC family protein — MTETMSRPARNGVDVPTLFATLDAVKGAPQLADFQFRATNTWVRGTHSRSTIQGFYGAGQEDASRTEAFSYDADHPAVLVGTNHGPTPVEFLLHAIAACITSGLANIASARGIDLTRVESTVEGDIDLLGILGLDREVRNGYSQIRVHFTVEGDASPEQLAELVEQSRRRSAVFDVLSNGTDVRIDVTTP, encoded by the coding sequence ATGACCGAGACCATGAGCCGCCCGGCCCGCAACGGCGTCGACGTCCCCACCCTGTTCGCCACGCTCGACGCGGTGAAGGGCGCCCCGCAGCTGGCCGACTTCCAGTTCCGCGCCACCAACACCTGGGTGAGGGGCACCCACAGCCGCAGCACGATCCAGGGCTTCTACGGCGCCGGCCAGGAGGACGCCAGCCGGACCGAGGCCTTCTCCTACGACGCCGACCACCCCGCCGTCCTGGTCGGCACCAACCACGGCCCGACGCCGGTGGAGTTCCTGCTGCACGCGATCGCCGCCTGCATCACCAGCGGCCTGGCCAACATCGCCTCGGCTCGCGGCATCGACCTGACCCGGGTGGAGTCCACCGTCGAGGGCGACATCGACCTGCTCGGCATCCTCGGCCTCGACCGCGAGGTCCGGAACGGCTACTCGCAGATCCGGGTGCACTTCACCGTCGAGGGCGACGCCTCCCCCGAGCAGCTGGCCGAGCTGGTCGAGCAGTCCCGCCGCCGCTCGGCCGTCTTCGACGTCCTCTCCAACGGCACCGACGTCCGCATCGACGTCACCACCCCCTGA